Proteins co-encoded in one Cupriavidus metallidurans CH34 genomic window:
- a CDS encoding efflux RND transporter permease subunit — MIARIILASIRNRFLVLLATIMLTAWGLWAVGTTPLDALPDLSDTQVIIRTPFPGQAPQIVENQVTYPLTTTMLSVPGAKTVRGYSFFGDSFVYVLFEDGTDPYWARSRVLEYLNQVQSRLPAAARPALGPDATGVGWVYEYALVDRTGKHDLSQLRVLQDWFLRFELKSLPNVSEVASLGGMVRQYQVVLKPDRLRAYNLPQAKVIAAIRGANQEAGGSVLELGEAEYMVRASGYLKTLDDFRQIPIETSAAGVPVRLGDVATIQFGPEMRRGISDLNGEGEVTGGVIVMRSGKNALETIDAVKAKLAVLKKSLPAGVEIVTTYDRSALIHRAVNNLSYKLAEEFVVVALVCLIFLFHLRSALVAIVSLPLGVLAAFLVMRYQGVNANIMSLGGIAIAVGAMVDAAVVMIENAHKHLERWHADHPGRPLSGDDRWRVIGASAAEVGPALFFSLLIITLSFIPVFTLEAQEGKMFSPLAFTKTYSMAAAAGLSVTLVPVLMGYLIRGRIPAEQANPLNRWLIRAYQPILTRVLAYPRATIALAVVALVATAWPIMRIGGEFMPPLDEGDLLYMPSALPGLSAGKAAQLLQQTDRLIKSVPEVATVQGKAGRADSATDPAPLEMFETTIQFKPRDQWRPGMTPDKLVEELDRVVKIPGLSNIWVPPIRNRIDMLATGIKSPVGIKVAGTDLKEIDRLATRIEEAVKPVPGVTSALAERLTGGRYIDVDIDRAAAGRYGLNIGDVQAVVSSAIGGENIGEVVDGLARYPINVRYPRDYRDSVEQLRSLPIVTDRGQQIVLSDVARIRVEQGPPMLRSENARLSGWIYVDIRGRDLRSAVRDMQAAVSKAVPMPAGYSLSWSGQFEYLERAAAKMKVVVPFTLLIIFVLLYLVFGRLDEALLIMGTLPLALIGGFWLLYLLGYNLSVAGVVGFIALAGVAAEFGVIMLLYLKHAWEDSQARGITDINALLAAIQEGAVQRVRPKAMTVAVILAGLIPIMWSHGTGSEVMQRIAAPMVGGMVTAPLLSLFVVPAVYLLIRRRETKTSPSFTHTSVKEQA, encoded by the coding sequence ATGATTGCACGCATCATCCTCGCGTCGATCCGCAACCGCTTCCTGGTGCTGCTGGCCACGATCATGCTGACGGCCTGGGGGCTATGGGCAGTCGGCACCACGCCGCTCGACGCGCTGCCGGATCTGTCCGATACCCAGGTCATCATCCGCACCCCGTTCCCGGGCCAGGCGCCGCAGATCGTCGAGAACCAGGTCACCTACCCGCTCACCACGACGATGTTGTCCGTGCCGGGGGCCAAGACCGTGCGCGGCTATTCCTTCTTCGGCGATTCCTTTGTCTACGTGCTGTTCGAGGACGGAACCGACCCATACTGGGCCCGCTCCCGCGTGCTGGAGTACCTGAACCAGGTGCAGTCACGTCTGCCGGCGGCCGCCAGGCCCGCACTGGGGCCCGACGCCACCGGTGTGGGATGGGTCTATGAGTATGCGCTGGTCGATCGCACCGGCAAGCACGACCTGAGCCAGTTGCGCGTGTTGCAGGACTGGTTCCTGCGCTTCGAGCTGAAGTCGCTGCCGAACGTCTCCGAGGTAGCCTCGCTGGGCGGCATGGTGCGGCAATACCAGGTAGTGCTGAAGCCTGACCGCCTACGTGCCTACAACCTTCCGCAGGCGAAGGTGATCGCCGCGATTCGTGGCGCCAACCAGGAGGCAGGCGGCTCGGTGCTGGAGCTAGGCGAAGCCGAGTATATGGTCAGGGCATCGGGCTACCTGAAGACACTCGACGATTTCCGGCAGATTCCAATCGAGACCAGCGCGGCCGGTGTTCCGGTGCGCCTTGGCGACGTCGCGACGATCCAGTTCGGGCCCGAGATGCGACGTGGCATCTCCGACCTCAACGGCGAAGGCGAAGTGACGGGCGGCGTCATCGTGATGCGTTCGGGCAAGAACGCGCTGGAGACGATCGACGCCGTCAAGGCCAAACTTGCAGTGCTGAAGAAGAGCCTGCCCGCCGGCGTCGAGATTGTCACGACCTACGACCGCTCCGCGCTGATTCATCGCGCGGTGAACAACCTCTCGTACAAACTGGCCGAAGAGTTCGTGGTCGTCGCGCTGGTCTGTCTGATCTTCCTGTTCCACCTGCGCTCCGCGCTGGTTGCCATCGTGTCGCTGCCGCTTGGCGTGCTGGCTGCCTTCCTCGTCATGCGGTATCAGGGCGTCAACGCCAACATCATGTCGCTCGGCGGCATCGCCATTGCAGTCGGCGCCATGGTCGACGCCGCAGTGGTAATGATCGAAAACGCGCACAAGCATCTGGAACGCTGGCATGCCGATCACCCCGGGCGGCCACTCTCCGGCGACGACCGCTGGCGCGTGATTGGCGCATCCGCAGCGGAAGTCGGTCCCGCGCTGTTTTTCTCGCTGTTGATCATCACGCTGTCTTTCATCCCGGTGTTCACGCTGGAAGCACAGGAAGGCAAGATGTTCTCGCCGCTGGCCTTCACGAAGACCTACTCGATGGCGGCTGCGGCAGGCCTCTCGGTGACACTGGTGCCGGTGCTGATGGGTTACCTGATTCGCGGCCGCATTCCCGCCGAGCAGGCCAACCCGCTGAACCGCTGGCTCATTCGCGCCTACCAGCCAATCCTGACCCGCGTGCTGGCCTATCCGCGCGCGACCATCGCACTGGCGGTTGTTGCGCTGGTGGCCACCGCCTGGCCAATCATGCGGATTGGCGGCGAGTTCATGCCGCCGCTCGATGAAGGCGATCTGCTCTACATGCCCTCCGCTTTGCCCGGCCTTTCCGCTGGCAAGGCGGCGCAATTGCTGCAGCAGACCGATCGGCTGATCAAGTCGGTGCCGGAAGTCGCCACGGTGCAGGGCAAGGCCGGCCGTGCCGATTCGGCCACCGACCCGGCCCCGCTGGAGATGTTCGAAACCACAATCCAGTTCAAGCCACGCGACCAGTGGCGCCCGGGCATGACACCCGACAAACTCGTCGAAGAACTTGATCGCGTGGTGAAGATTCCGGGACTTTCCAACATCTGGGTGCCACCGATCCGCAACCGCATCGACATGCTGGCCACCGGGATCAAGAGCCCGGTTGGCATCAAGGTGGCAGGCACCGACCTGAAGGAGATCGATCGGCTTGCCACCCGCATCGAAGAAGCCGTGAAGCCCGTTCCCGGGGTCACCTCGGCACTGGCGGAACGCCTGACCGGCGGGCGCTATATCGACGTTGACATCGACCGCGCGGCCGCTGGCCGGTACGGGCTCAATATCGGCGATGTGCAGGCCGTCGTCTCCTCGGCGATTGGTGGCGAAAACATCGGCGAAGTGGTCGACGGGCTGGCCCGCTATCCCATCAACGTGCGCTACCCGCGCGACTATCGCGATTCGGTCGAGCAACTGCGGAGCCTGCCCATCGTGACTGACCGTGGCCAGCAGATCGTGCTTTCCGACGTCGCCCGCATCCGAGTGGAACAGGGTCCGCCGATGCTGCGCAGCGAGAACGCACGGCTGTCGGGGTGGATCTACGTCGACATCCGTGGGCGCGACCTGCGCTCCGCGGTGCGCGACATGCAGGCGGCGGTGAGCAAGGCGGTACCGATGCCTGCGGGCTATTCGCTGAGCTGGTCCGGTCAGTTCGAGTATCTGGAACGTGCCGCGGCGAAGATGAAGGTAGTGGTGCCGTTCACGCTGCTGATCATCTTCGTGCTGCTCTACCTGGTCTTCGGTCGACTCGACGAGGCACTGCTGATCATGGGCACGCTGCCCCTGGCGCTGATCGGCGGCTTCTGGCTGCTTTATCTGCTCGGCTACAACCTGTCGGTAGCCGGCGTGGTCGGCTTCATCGCGCTGGCCGGCGTTGCCGCGGAGTTCGGCGTGATCATGCTGCTCTATCTCAAGCACGCCTGGGAGGATAGCCAGGCACGCGGCATCACCGACATCAACGCCCTGCTCGCCGCCATCCAGGAAGGCGCTGTGCAGCGCGTGCGGCCCAAGGCGATGACCGTCGCCGTCATCCTGGCAGGCCTGATCCCGATCATGTGGTCACACGGCACCGGCTCCGAAGTCATGCAGCGCATTGCGGCGCCGATGGTTGGCGGCATGGTGACGGCGCCGCTGCTGTCGCTGTTCGTGGTGCCCGCCGTGTACCTGTTGATCCGCCGTCGCGAAACGAAGACTTCCCCATCATTCACTCACACGTCCGTCAAGGAGCAAGCATGA
- a CDS encoding copper-binding protein — MKTSLTSRASRASLHAAVFALAVGLMPPTFAAGMDGSAGMDMKPAAKAMKTPQPVSAEVRKVDPAAGKVTLKHGPIMNLGMPPMTMAFPVKDPAMLTNLKEGDKVSATFDNVDGKITVTDLRK; from the coding sequence ATGAAAACCTCTCTCACCTCTCGCGCCTCCCGCGCCTCTCTCCACGCAGCCGTCTTCGCGCTCGCCGTTGGCCTGATGCCTCCGACGTTCGCGGCCGGCATGGACGGCAGTGCCGGCATGGACATGAAGCCCGCCGCCAAGGCAATGAAGACACCGCAGCCCGTCTCGGCCGAAGTCCGGAAAGTCGATCCCGCAGCCGGCAAGGTCACGCTCAAGCACGGCCCGATCATGAACCTGGGCATGCCGCCGATGACGATGGCATTCCCGGTCAAGGACCCGGCGATGCTGACAAACCTGAAGGAAGGCGACAAGGTGTCGGCAACGTTCGACAACGTGGACGGCAAGATCACGGTCACCGACTTGCGCAAGTAG